Proteins from a single region of Microbacterium sp. zg-Y818:
- a CDS encoding Rv0909 family putative TA system antitoxin, with amino-acid sequence MGIDDVVNKSKEFLEQNKEKIEQALRSDKAEHVSDSVINAAAEFVKKITPESAHAKVDSVREKVDGAVGGGNAGGSGAEAAASADAAAKDAQSPAPATDKPATDKPAADDNPTAEAPGAAGIA; translated from the coding sequence ATGGGCATCGATGACGTGGTGAACAAGAGCAAGGAATTCCTCGAGCAGAACAAGGAGAAGATCGAGCAGGCGCTGCGCTCGGACAAGGCCGAGCACGTCAGCGACAGTGTGATCAACGCGGCGGCGGAGTTCGTCAAGAAGATCACGCCCGAGTCGGCCCATGCCAAGGTCGACAGCGTGCGGGAGAAGGTGGACGGCGCCGTGGGCGGCGGCAACGCGGGCGGCAGCGGTGCCGAAGCGGCCGCCTCGGCGGACGCCGCGGCGAAGGACGCGCAGAGCCCCGCCCCCGCCACGGACAAGCCGGCCACAGACAAGCCCGCCGCCGACGACAATCCCACGGCCGAGGCGCCAGGAGCCGCGGGCATCGCATAA
- the tuf gene encoding elongation factor Tu — MAKAKFERTKPHVNIGTIGHVDHGKTTLTAAISKVLADKYPSATNVQRDFASIDSAPEERQRGITINISHVEYETPKRHYAHVDAPGHADYIKNMITGAAQMDGAILVVAATDGPMAQTREHVLLAKQVGVPYLLVALNKSDMVDDEEILELVELEVRELLSSQDFDGDNAPVVRVSGLKALEGDEKWVQSIVELMEAVDESIPDPVRDKDKPFLMPVEDVFTITGRGTVVTGRAERGTLAINSEVEIVGLRPTQKTIVTGIEMFHKQLDEAWAGENCGLLLRGTKRDDVERGQVIVKPGSVTPHTDFEGTAYILSKEEGGRHNPFYTNYRPQFYFRTTDVTGVISLPEGTEMVMPGDTTDMTVELIQPIAMEEGLGFAIREGGRTVGAGTVTKIIK, encoded by the coding sequence GTGGCTAAGGCCAAGTTCGAGCGGACCAAGCCGCACGTCAACATCGGAACCATCGGTCACGTTGACCACGGCAAGACCACGCTGACCGCGGCGATCTCCAAGGTGCTCGCCGACAAGTACCCGTCGGCCACCAACGTGCAGCGCGACTTCGCGTCGATCGACTCGGCCCCCGAGGAGCGTCAGCGCGGCATCACGATCAACATCTCGCACGTCGAGTACGAGACCCCCAAGCGCCACTACGCGCACGTCGACGCGCCCGGTCACGCCGACTACATCAAGAACATGATCACCGGTGCCGCTCAGATGGACGGCGCGATCCTCGTGGTCGCGGCGACCGACGGCCCGATGGCTCAGACGCGTGAGCACGTGCTGCTCGCCAAGCAGGTCGGCGTGCCGTACCTGCTGGTCGCGCTGAACAAGTCGGACATGGTCGACGACGAGGAGATCCTGGAGCTCGTCGAGCTCGAGGTGCGCGAGCTTCTCTCCTCGCAGGACTTCGATGGCGACAACGCCCCCGTCGTTCGCGTCTCGGGCCTGAAGGCTCTCGAGGGCGACGAGAAGTGGGTTCAGTCGATCGTCGAGCTCATGGAGGCCGTCGACGAGTCCATCCCCGACCCGGTGCGTGACAAGGACAAGCCGTTCCTCATGCCCGTCGAGGACGTCTTCACCATCACCGGCCGTGGCACGGTCGTCACGGGTCGCGCCGAGCGCGGCACGCTGGCCATCAACTCCGAGGTCGAGATCGTGGGTCTGCGTCCGACGCAGAAGACGATCGTCACCGGTATCGAGATGTTCCACAAGCAGCTCGACGAGGCCTGGGCCGGCGAGAACTGTGGTCTGCTCCTGCGTGGCACCAAGCGTGACGACGTCGAGCGTGGCCAGGTCATCGTGAAGCCGGGTTCGGTTACGCCGCACACCGACTTCGAGGGCACCGCGTACATCCTCTCCAAGGAGGAGGGTGGCCGTCACAACCCCTTCTACACGAACTACCGCCCGCAGTTCTACTTCCGCACCACGGACGTCACCGGCGTCATCTCGCTGCCCGAGGGCACCGAGATGGTCATGCCCGGTGACACCACGGACATGACGGTCGAGCTGATCCAGCCGATCGCCATGGAAGAGGGCCTCGGCTTCGCGATCCGTGAGGGTGGCCGCACCGTCGGCGCCGGCACGGTGACCAAGATCATCAAGTAA